GGAATGACCATCCTTTGGTGGTGACCAACAAAATTGATCTCCTTAGGTTAAATGTTTAGTGTGGCTGGCCGTCCTCCCTGTCAACTGTTGATGATTCAAGGATGATAGCCAACCTCAGCTAAAGCTGAGCCCTACTGCCACATTTGAGAACAAAGCAGTGCAACTGCAAAATAGTATTGGCTTGTTTGATAGTTCTTGTATGATTATTTGGGCAATAGGAGTTAAATAGTTGGTGATGAAACATACTGTTGATAGGTAAATCAGGTGCGCTTATAGAATGCCTCTGATGATGTTTACGGCCGGTCTCTTTTTAGTTAATACTGTGTTGACTGTAAGGAAGCCAAAGCAGTGTAAGAGTTCTCTAATGTCTATATGTCCAGCTTATCTATTCAAACTCTTTGTTATGACACTGACTTCATGAGTTTGGGAATGCGAGAATAGAATGAAACAAGCTATTTGTCTACAGGTTCTTTGGTTCCATGTANNNNNNNNNNNNNNNNNNNNNNNNNNNNNNNNNNNNNNNNNNNNNNNNNNNNNNNNNNNNNNNNNNNNNNNNNNNNNNNNNNNNNNNNNNNNNNNNNNNNNNNNNNNNNNNNNNNNNNNNNNNNNNNNNNNNNNNNNNNNNNNNNNNNNNNNNNNNNNNNNNNNNNNNNNNNNNNNNNNNNNNNNNNNNNNNNNNNNNNNNNNNNNNNNNNNNNNNNNNNNNNNNNNNNNNNNNNNNNNNNNNNNNNNNNNNNNNNNNNNNNNNNNNNNNNNNNNNNNNNNNNNNNNNNNNNNNNNNNNNNNNNNNNNNNNNNNNNNNNNNNNNNNNNNNNNNNNNNNNNNNNNNNNNNNNNNNNNNNNNNNNNNNNNNNNNNNNNNNNNNNNNNNNNNNNNNNNNNNNNNNNNNNNNNNNNNNNNNNNNNNNNNNNNNNNNNNNNNNNNNNNNNNNNNNNNNNNNNNNNNNNNNNNNNNNNNNNNNNNNNNNNNNNNNNNNNNNNNNNNNNNNNNNNNNNNNNNNNNNNNNNNNNNNNNNNNNNNNNNNNNNNNNNNNNNNNNNNNNNNNNNNNNNNNNNNNNNNNNNNNNNNNNNNNNNNNNNNNNNNNNNNNNNNNNNNNNNNNNNNNNNNNNNNNNNNNNNNNNNNNNNNNNNNNNNNNNNNNNNNNNNNNNNNNNNNNNNNNNNNNNNNNNNNNNNNNNNNNNNNNNNNNNNNNNNNNNNNNNNNNNNNNNNNNNNNNNNNNNNNNNNNNNNNNNNNNNNNNNNNNNNNNNNNNNNNNNNNNNNNNNNNNNNNNNNNNNNNNNNNNNNNNNNNNNNNNNNNNNNNNNNNNNNNNNNNNNNNNNNNNNNNNNNNNNNNNNNNNNNNNNNNNNNNNNNNNNNNNNNNNNNNNNNNNNNNNNNNNNNNNNNNNNNNNNNNNNNNNNNNNNNNNNNNNNNNNNNNNNNNNNNNNNNNNNNNNNNNNNNNNNNNNNNNNNNNNNNNNNNNNNNNNNNNNNNNNNNNNNNNTAAAACTAGCTCAAACACTTAATTAACAccatttttgtcattttttattttattacaaaatgaatattgttgttgtttaataGATCCAATAAATaatctaattttctttttttacttatatatattgtgtgCAGATTTACATGTGTTTCTTAGTCATTTGGTCTAATCTCAATGTACAACTTGTTAGTTTTATGCCATCTCTAATAATACATATGGTCATATATCATTGTACAATTAGGCAGTTACATGTCATCCTTGCTGATGTATGAAGTCGGGTATTCTAATGATGTGGACACTTTAGTATTAAAATTTCCAACACCAGTTAAACACATAAAAATGGTTTttgttatctttatttattgtacataaatctttttatttcttatttgacAAACAAGTCATACTCTAATACTCTAATTCTCTCTCTACATTGTGTATAACTTATTAGCATATGACACCATCTCCGCTAATAAATACAGTCATATACCTATATAAACCCTTTCGGTTGCATGTCATCTCAACTCTAGTATAAAAAGTGTCACTCAATCTATTACTGTCtattgttaatttataaaaCTGGACATTCACAACAATTTTCATTTATGTCCTTACAGTTTGAAGCTTCCCTCTATCATGTACAAGTTTTTACAATGAACTTCTTTTTGGagaaaggatttttttattttggttaaatCAAAACTTCTTTATAAACTCTCCAGTGAAGAATCCTACCGCAATGGGTAAAGTTTGGCTAGATTTTGGAGCAAATGGTGCAGTTTGCCCTGAACCTTATAGCATCAAATCTTACTTTTTTATACATCTCTAGTATCGTAACAAgacctaatttatatttttcatataatagctatttagaaataaatttttatttttggcaatgttatttttagaaaaaataaatattttccccCAAAATAATTGGGTTTACATAAACACGAATCTAGTCATATTCATAAATGTCGAGTTTAGTGAAAATTTATTGTCATATTTGCATTatacatcattatttttttaacaatattttacattattatgaatttataataattacatttaaaaataaaaaatggtctAAATATGAATTCTCAGcagaacatttaaaaaaaatgtgactattaatatacaaacaaaactgaaactcaaatgaaaaaatacttgttgttaaacaaatattaatgaCCATTAAGgaattataagaaaatagatTTAGCTCAACCCTACAAAAgcccaaatcaaagaaaaaacataaaataacatCTTAagcaaataattcaaaaaattaagtaaataaaaagagagaatatatataacaaaaaaaaaagttttattccTGTAACCATTAAACCATAAGACAAACCCAAATGACTCTAATCACCATTGATGGAATCATGGGCGACTACATCCGaagttaattaaaaacaaaagaaatacaaaaagaagCAAACATCAAATCTCACTCTAAcaacaactctctctctctctctctctctctctctctctctctctcttctcttttccttATTAGCAATAATAAACACTAACCCTAATCAAGGAAAATCCCATCAAACCATGCAATgttatcatcatcaccatcatcaggATTAACATTCCCACAAGAAGGTTGGTCAGACTGCTCCCCTATAATAACACCCTGCTCATTGAAACCCAAGCACCAACCATGCATTCTAGCTGCACTTGTGGTCGATGATCCTTCTCCATTGGCAGCTATTTCAGCCTTCTTCTTCGCCACCTTCTCTTTCACCAACTTCAACTTGTTATCCACCAACCAACTTAAGTGTGACATTGTTTCAAGATCAAGCCTGCTGAGATCTTTCGCATCAAGACACTGCCCCAGCAACACTATATTCTCAAGCTCTTTGTTCTCCTTCTCTTGCTTAAGAGCCTATTCTTCGAGTTTCATGTTTTGTTGTTGAAGAAAACTCACCTAATTCaccattttctttcttctccccAGCTCCGGTTCTTGCATGAACGGGACCAAAACATCTATCGGGTTTAGTGTTAATGACCAGACTTCCAGCACCGTACCACGGCAAGGATAAATAATTGCACAAGCTTTTACATCACACAGTGTGCTTAGATCTTTCACCTTCTTCAAGAGACCATTCTTCCTTTTCTTGTATGTTGCGTTCCTTGCGGCTGCCTTCTCGATCCATGCAAGCTTCACCTTCACCCTTCCCATGGTAATGTTGATGTTGGTGTTTTTGCTTTGGAGGGGATGAGCTTCTTGGGGGCATTTGCATGAGTTTATGTAGAGTGGAGAGTGAGAGGGCATTAAGTGAAATAGTAAATGCTGAGAAAGAGGTttattggcattatatgacataTTTAATAAGCATAATGAAGcatatttatgataaaattaaggttctttgtttagggtttaaggtttagggttcaGATGGTAATTTTCTAGATTCACAAATcatgtttccttttcaatttGGTAAGAGTATTAGGAAAGATTTTACTTTGGTGTATAATTATACACTTAGGCTCATGGCATGTATCCTAATGGTGTTTACTAGTAGCTCAACAAATTTCTGACACAAGCTCATACCCttaactttaatatattttatttttattttatcatgctgaatcaaacatattttaattttgttgtttgataaaCACTATCTCTTAttgtccttttcttttattattattattggcacATTTACATGTGTTTCTTTTGTCGTTAGGTCTTTTGTTTGTATACAATATACAATTTGTTGGTTTTGTGCCATCTTGATCTATTAATAAATGTAGTCGTATCTCTGCATACAACTTGTCAGTTATCCATTATTTCTGTTAAAATATATGGTTAATATTTAACCTATTAATGGCCTTCATTGACATACAACTTCTTACGTACATGTTCACTCTTTCAAGATATCATAATTATTTACGTATGCCCTTTTTGTTACGATGATTATTGCCTAAAGGCTAATGTGTGTCCTAATGGGTGCGAACACTTTATTACTATTTATGTATTGAAGATTTCCGACATCAATTCAAACACTTaacactaatttttattatttttttattttattatggatACTTAAAGGGAGCTCTTTGGTGTTTCATAAACACCATATACACTCTGATTTcccttttgtttttatatattgtcTGCATAGTTACATGTATGTCTTTGTTATTTGGTCATTGTCGGTATAcaactttttgattttttgtcaTTCTTGCTAATATATGAGgtcatatatatctatatatttgtcGGTCACATGCCATCTCCACTAATTTGTATGATTGTTAAATCTATTAATACCAGTTATTGAAATGCAACTTAATTTTGGTGTGCATGTTCCGTCCTTGAACACATCCTTATTTACATGTAGCTTTTCTCCTACTATCATTATCCTTTTAGCCTAATGGGTATCCTAATGAATGTGGAAACTTTCTTACTATTAATGTGCCAAAAAGTTTTGACACCACTTTAAACACaaaatcttttgatttttaCTTTATTGTGCATacttaacatatttttttttattagatatacACCATGCATACCTTaatttccttatttctttttttatattatgtgtGTGTTTCTTTGTTGTTGGGTCAtatatttgtacataaattGTGAGTTTCATGGCATCTCTACTAATATGTAATGTTGTATATTGATATATAACTTGTTGGTTACTTGTCGCCTTTGCTAATATTTAACTTATGGCGTACATGTTCAGTCTCTTACCACTTCTTTATTTGCATGTAGCCTTCTGTTGCCATCATCATTTGCTTAAGGCGGATTTGCATCCTAGCTAGTGGAGTAGAGACTCTGTTACCATTTGTGAATTGAAGTTCCCTAAAACTAGCTCCAACATTTAACaccatttttgttattttttattttattgcaaaacaaattttgttgttgtttaataGATCCAATAAATAAcctaatttcctttttttatttatataaattgtgtGCAAATTTACATGTGTTTCTTTGTCATTTGGTATAATCTCAATGCAGAACTTGTTAGTTTTATGCCATCTCTAATAATACATATGGTTATATATCATTATACAACTAGTCGGTTACATGTCCCTAGTGATGTATGCAGTAATTTAATTTCTTAACACCCATTATTTATGTGCAACTTTTGCTTTATATGTTCGTTCCTTTAACACCACATTATTTACATATAGCTTTTCTGATGTCATCATATATTAATCCTTAGGACTGACGTGCATTCTAATGATGTGAACACTTTACTATCAAAATTTCCAACACTAGTTAAACACATAAcaatgatttttgttattttcattttattgtacATAGTTAAatccttttctttgttatttgacaaacacatcatactCTAATACtctaattctatatatatatatatatatatgtacacattgTGTACAACTTATCAACATATGAAACCATGTCCACTAATACATACAgtcatatatatacttatataaagCCTGTCGATTGTATGCCATCTCAACTCCAATATATAGAGGGTTATTCAATCTATTACTGTCtattgttaatttataaaaCTGGACATTCACAACAACTGTCTTTTATGTGCTTATCGTGTTAAGCATCCCTCTATCATGTATAAGTTCTTTCAGTAAACTTCTTCTTAGAGTAAggacttctttttattttggttaaatCAAAACTTCTTTCTAAGCTCTCTGGTGAAGAATCTTACCACAACGGGTAAAGTTTGGCTAGATTTTGGAGCAAAGGTTGCAGTGTGTCTTGAACCTTATAGCATCAGATCTTACTTTATTATACATCTCTAGTATCGTAACAAgacctaatttatatttttcatatcattgctatttagaaataaatttttatttttggcgatgttatttttagaaaaaacaaatgttttCCCCCAAAATAATTGGGTTTACATAAACACAAATCTATTCATATTCATGAATGTCAAGTTTGGTGCGAATTTATTGTCATATTTGcattatatatcattattttttaaaaatattttacattcttatgcatttatcataatttaatataaaaataaaaaatggcctaaatatgaattttcaacacaacatttaaaaaaatgtgactATCAATATGCAAACAAAACTGAaactcaaatgaaaaaaatactaatgTTATTGGACAAATATTAATGACCATTAAGgaattataagaaaatagatTTAGCTCATCCCACAAAAgtccaaatcaaagaaaaaatataaaataacatcttaagcaaataattcataaaattaagtaaataaaaagagagaataGATATAACAAAAAACAAGTTTTATTCCTATAACCATTCAACCAAAAGACAAACCCAAACTGATAGAATCATGGGCGACTACATACGaagttaattaaaaacaaaagaaacacaaaaagaagcaaacatcaaatatcactctaacaacaacaactctctctctctctctctctctctctctctctctctctcttctctacTCTTCTCCTTATTGCCAATAATAAACACTAACCCTAATCTAGGAAAATCCCATCAAACCATGCAATGTTATCATCATccccatcatcatcattattaatatttccACAAGAAGGTTGGTCAGACTGCTCCCCTATAATTGTTGAAATGTCCAAAAGGTAGACCTTAAGTAGCTACACTAGTTGTGCATGCATGGCTTATACGTTAACAGGGTTTAGTCTTATCTCTGTTATGTTGAGTCAACTATCCTAGACTTAAACCAATATCATGTTTTATTAAGAAGGTGTTTGTACTGTTTAAGTTATCACGTGGGTTATGAGTTGGCTTTGCATTAATTGGCCACCTCCATATATGTATGCTGAATGGGGTGAATGAGAGTCAGATCCTTTTTGGAATCTCATGCTAAGAGCCTGGAACTAAGTGCCTTGTCTTCTCTTGCTCATATATTATTTTCCACTTCACTACAAACAATAATAACACCTTGCTCATTGTAACCCAAGCACCAACCATGCATCCCAACTGCACTTGCAGTTGATGATCATTCTCCATTTGCAACCATTTTAGCCTTCTTCTTCACCACCTTCTCTTTCACAAAATTCAACTTGTTATCCACCAACCAACTCAAGCTAAATATTGTTTCAAGATCAAGCACACTAATATCTTTCCCCTCAAGGCACTACCCCAGAATCACTATATTCTTAAGCTCTTTGTTCTCCTTCTCTTGCTTAAGAGCATGTTCTTCAAGTTTCATGTTTTGTTGTTGAAGAAAACTCACCTGATTCaccatcttctttcttctttctagCTCAGATTCTTGCATGAACGGCACCAAAACGTCCATCGGGTTAGGTGTCGATGACCAGACTTCCGGTACCGTACCACCGCAAGGGTAAATAATTCCACAAGCTTTTACATCACACAGTGTGCTTAGATCTTTCACCTTCTTCAAGAGACCGTTCTTCCTTTTCTTGTATGTTACATTCCTTGGGGCTGCCTTCTCGATCCATGCAAGCTTCACCTTCGCCCTTCCCATGGTAGTGTTGATGTTGGTGTTTTTGCTTTGGAGGGCATGAGCTTCTTGGGGGCATTTGCATGAGTTTATGTAGAGTGGAGAGTGAGAGGGCATTAAATGAAATAGTAAATGCTGAGAAAGAGGTTTATTGTCATTATATGACATATTTAATAAGCATAATGAAGCATATTTATGATGAAATTAAGGTTctttgtttagggtttagggttcaGATGGTAATTTGCTGGATTCACAACTcatgtttccttttcaatttGGTGAGAGTATTAGGAAAGATTTTACTTTGGTGTATCATTATACACTTGGGCTCATGGCATGTATCCTAATGGTGTTTACTAGTAGCTTAACAAATTTCTGACACAAGCTCATACCCTTAActttaacatattttatttttattttatcatgcagaatcaaacatattttaattttttgttgtttgataaACACTATCTCTTAatgtccttttcttttattattattattggcatATTtacatgtgttttcttttgtcgtTAGGTCTTTTGTCTGTATACAATATACAATTTGTCGGTTCGTGCCATTTAGATCTATTAATATATGTAGTCGTATCTCTGCATACAACTTGTTAGTTATCCATTATTTCTGCTAATATATATGGTTAATATTTAACCTATTAATGGCCATCGATGACATACAACTTTTGACGTACATTTTCACTCTTTCAAGATATCATAATTATTTACATATGCCCTTTTCGTTACCATCATTATTCTCTAAAGGCTAACATGTGGCCTAATTGGTAACACTTTATTACTATTTATGAATTGAAGGTTTCCGACATCAATTCAAACACTTAacacaaaattttcttatttttgtattttattatggATACTCTTTGGTGTTTCATACACACTATATAACTCTAATTtcccttttttatatataataaattcattCGCATAGCCCGGGAGTTGCACGAGGATGGAAGTCTACATCTGCATGTTCTACTACAATTGGACGCCCGGGTACAGATCACCAATCATAGATTATTTGATCTAAGGTTACCTACATCATCCCTCATTTTCATCCAAACATGCAGAGTGTGTTAATGTGAAAGAGTATATTGAGAAAAGAGGTGATTTCATAGATTGGGGTGTGTTTCAAATTGATGTCGGATGTTCGCAAGACGGTAGGCATGATTTATCAAGTGTCTATGAGGATGCATTAAACGCTGAAATAGTGGCAGATGCTTTTCAAATCATCCGGGAGAAGGATCCCTTGGCATTTCTTTTACAATATCACAATTTAAATCGAAAACAGATCGTATTTTTGCCAGGCCTTTGGATCCTTACCATTCCGTTTGGAATTATTCAACCTTCATGGTTACTACGCGTATTCAAGCATGGCTACAATGTAACTTTCAGATGAATAGCATTACATGgccaaatgaaaatattataggCCAACCAGTCTTATCCTTGAAGGATAGAGTCGTACTGGTAAGACGGCATCGATACGATCTCTAGGTAACCATAATTATATCGGTGACCATCTAGACTTTAATCATGTCACATTTTGCAATGATGTTTTGTACAACATAATTGATGATGTCGCACCAAATTATCTACGTTTGAAACACTAGCGGGAACTCATTGGTGCTCAATGCGATTTGCAAACAAATTGTAAGTATTGTAAACCTATTCAAATAAGAAGTGGCATTCCATCTGTTGTAATATGTAATCCCGGGCATGATTCCAGTCATAAAGCTTACCTAAATAGAGAGGAGAATCTCCCTTTATGTGACTGGCCATTACATAATACGCATTTTGAGTTCATTGTATCTTCAATCTGACTGTCGTTCCTAGGACTATGTCTTTTGTTACTTCCTTAATAATGGATTACCAAACCGGCAAATTTATAAATGAGGCTTAGGCTAACAATGGCATTTTTATTTGGGATTTATTAAATCTCTTGTACTTTCATGTGATAGAGAATATCAACCGGCCATTTCCACACAATTGGGAATGCATAATAATTGAAGTACGTTTCACCTACAATCTTTGTAGGTCCTTGGGGTTACACAAGTGTTGGTTGTTCTTCACAATCTGGACAGACCTCCAGCCTTTGACCACTagttttcttcatttatttcatTGTCATGTAATGTGGTTTTTACAGAGTTTTGgtgttatttcaattaattctaTCATTCAGGTTGTTGTACATTTTGTTCGCAAGTTCTTGAGTTATATCATTGATGTACAAAATACAGCTTATATTCAGtatgatttatattaattaagattcacatttttttattacacaTACCGAATGAGCAACATTATTATTCCGTTATTATACTACTACATCATTACATTACCTACTGCATTCATATTTcaactttatatttatctattggACATTATATTACTTGGGCCTTCATGGTTCCTATACTCTCCTCTTACTTCGATTTTCCTGTTTTGGGTTACCACCATATCTGTACTGTGCCCTTGGAtgtcccaatattgtccatttcctttttttttgtattttttaatagcATTGTTCTCCACTAATGTATATGCTTCGGCAACTTCTGCATCTTGCTTACCTGTGGTTGCTACTACTCGAAAGCATACGGTATAATACTGCTTCTTCCTTCTTTGTAATGCATTGGCATAGTCTAACCATGACTGTGGGTTATCTTCAATAGCTTCAATAAGACATATCCCATGCATACAATTAAGAAGCATACTTTGACCGTATCTCTTGAACAATAAATACACTGCGAAGATTTTCTCTTTCTccattttgttcattttttatattcaaatccaggctttatatatttattaatcttcCTCTCTACGTTTTTCTTCCTCTTAGTCTTTCCCCCAACAATGTTGTATATTCTATTATAAAATATTGGTCATGGGCCCCATAACTCACCATTTCTACCACTCCAATAAATCTCTCtttgtttattgattattttattatattgtgGGTCTGACCTTTAATTCAAATCTTTGAGAGAATCTAGGTggcaactttaatttgaatcgaCCAATCATTTGAGGACACGTGGACGTACGGATGGGAGCTCGCTACTATCCTCTCCAACTCTCTTACGGCCTAATCCTTATGTCCGTAAACAACCCGTAAGCAGTTGGgcataaatagaacttatgaggatttctacggcattctctattctatctttctattcttttgggGCCGGCCCTTGGAGGCaagattgaggaagaaaagagcTGAATCTCTAGCACTCTAAGGGTGATTTAGAGAGCAATTTGGTCCTACATTCAAGGAAATTGAAGATCATAGCCATTAAGCTCATCTTGACAACATGCGTGGAAGCTTCTTCGGCGActcttcatcctagggattgaaaagagggttttcatggatctcatgtcttcctctattctttgtatcttgaatgtttgccctccattaatggagggttaat
This portion of the Dioscorea cayenensis subsp. rotundata cultivar TDr96_F1 chromosome 3, TDr96_F1_v2_PseudoChromosome.rev07_lg8_w22 25.fasta, whole genome shotgun sequence genome encodes:
- the LOC120251432 gene encoding MADS-box protein SOC1-like; its protein translation is MGRVKVKLAWIEKAAARNATYKKRKNGLLKKVKDLSTLCDVKACAIIYPCRGTVLEVWSLTLNPIDVLVPFMQEPELGRRKKMCLDAKDLSRLDLETMSHLSWLVDNKLKLVKEKVAKKKAEIAANGEGSSTTSAARMHGWCLGFNEQGVIIGEQSDQPSCGNVNPDDGDDDNIAWFDGIFLD
- the LOC120251440 gene encoding agamous-like MADS-box protein AGL80, with the protein product MGRAKVKLAWIEKAAPRNVTYKKRKNGLLKKVKDLSTLCDVKACGIIYPCGGTVPEVWSSTPNPMDVLVPFMQESELERRKKMVNQCLEGKDISVLDLETIFSLSWLVDNKLNFVKEKVVKKKAKMVANGE